A segment of the Aquificaceae bacterium genome:
GAAGGCTTTGGGGACGCCGGAATAGGCACAAGAGCCTCTGCCTTTGATTATGGACTTGATTTCATGGGAGTCAAGTGGGAGGACTATTGCCTCTGCTACAGGGAGGAGCTAGAGGAGGAGCAAGAGTTTTTAAGATTGCTTGACTTTCTAAGAGGGAAAAGATACAGCAGACTCCTCTCTTACCTGCCGGGATATAAGAAAAAACCTATGGAGGAGGTAGCCACATGAAAACATTGCTCCTTCTTCTACTGGGACTACTGAGCCTTGCACATGCAGAGCTTATAAGGGTATTTGCCGCCGCAGACCTGCGGTATGCCCTCAAGGAGATTGCAGGCCTTTATCAAAAGAGGTATCCAGAAGATAAAATAGAGCTCGTCTTTGGCTCTTCAGGCAAGGGCTATGCACAGGTCAGAGCTGGAGCACCCTTTCACATATACTTTTCTGCAAATATGAAGTATGTGGAGGAGCTATACAAAGAGGGGCATATAATAACAGAGCCAAAACTCTACGCAGTTGGAAGGATAGTAGTCTGGACCAGGAAAGACTCGCCTTTTGACCCCTCAAAGTTTCCGGATGTGCTTCTTGACCCAAGGGCCAGAAGAATAGCCATAGCCAACTGGGAACATGCTCCCTATGGCAGGGCAGCAAAGGAGGCCCTTGAAAGCTATGGA
Coding sequences within it:
- the modA gene encoding molybdate ABC transporter substrate-binding protein, with amino-acid sequence MKTLLLLLLGLLSLAHAELIRVFAAADLRYALKEIAGLYQKRYPEDKIELVFGSSGKGYAQVRAGAPFHIYFSANMKYVEELYKEGHIITEPKLYAVGRIVVWTRKDSPFDPSKFPDVLLDPRARRIAIANWEHAPYGRAAKEALESYGVFERVRNKLVLGENISQTASFVYSGAADIGIIALSLALAPQMEARGKYWLIPEDKHERLAQGYGITKEGGKLKNSKRFYDFIGSPEARKIFVKYGFVLPGEAR